A genomic region of Rhipicephalus sanguineus isolate Rsan-2018 chromosome 1, BIME_Rsan_1.4, whole genome shotgun sequence contains the following coding sequences:
- the LOC119381944 gene encoding protein unc-93 homolog A yields the protein MAEIRDKSALSQQHEDQEVLSSQQEHASLKQDQRERRHQRSSRNKAPRASVANTQTQVASVANTQPQVASVANTQPHVASVANTQPQVASMANTQPHVASVANTQPQVASVANTQPQVANVANAQLQVASVANAQPQVGSMVNAQLQVASVANTHPQVFDEKGPSDDKDRVLRNLLIVSMSFVLLFTAYLSMQNLQSSLNPEAGLGTASLATIYVALVLSCMFVPTYMIRRLGLKYTMVTSVGMYMLYFVANMEPSWYTLLPASLLLGMGGAPLWTSKCAYLTYLAQEYADQVGELDSAPFVAGFFGVFFMLFQTTQIWGNLMAFIVLRPPNLTEVAADIDQCGASFHPTEDLAMLNQTNLGVVSRVQTYTLSGVYTCCVLSSIVMLVAFLDPVRKEVSDPNPPMQLLVETIYHMRRGYQQLIVPLTIYSGMQQAFFSGDFTQAYISCAWGVQFVGFVMISYGLTDATCSMAFGFLVKRVGRVPIVLLAALLNVAVMILMYTWKPRPSEVHNFFIIAMLWGVADASWQTQINSFYGVIFADAREPAFANYRLWESMGFIIMFAVQSQLRVYVKLVGLTVALVLGMVGYLSIEFHMSRENASPT from the exons ATGGCGGAGATTCGTGACAAGAGCGCCTTGTCCCAGCAACACGAAGACCAAGAGGTATTGTCATCGCAGCAGGAACACGCATCACTGAAGCAGGATCAGCGCGAGCGCCGACACCAGCGGTCGTCCAGGAATAAGGCGCCGCGAGCCAGCGTGGCCAACACCCAGACGCAGGTAGCTAGCGTGGCCAACACTCAGCCGCAGGTAGCCAGCGTGGCCAACACTCAGCCGCATGTAGCTAGCGTGGCCAACACTCAGCCGCAGGTAGCCAGCATGGCCAACACTCAGCCGCATGTAGCTAGCGTGGCCAACACTCAGCCGCAGGTAGCTAGCGTGGCCAACACTCAGCCGCAGGTAGCCAACGTGGCCAACGCTCAGCTGCAGGTAGCCAGCGTGGCCAACGCTCAGCCGCAGGTAGGTAGCATGGTCAACGCTCAGCTGCAGGTAGCCAGCGTGGCCAACACTCATCCGCAGGTGTTCGACGAGAAGGGCCCGTCAGATGATAAAGATCGCGTGCTGCGCAACCTGCTCATCGTCAGCATGAGCTTCGTGCTACTCTTCACGGCCTACCTGTCGATGCAAAACCTGCAGAGCAGCCTAAATCCCGAGGCCGGCCTCGGAACCGCATCGCTGGCCACCATCTATGTGGCACTCGTGTTGTCATGCATGTTCGTGCCCACGTACATGATCCGGCGGTTGGGCCTCAAGTACACCATGGTCACGTCGGTGGGCATGTACATGCTGTACTTTGTGGCCAACATGGAGCCCAGCTGGTACACGTTGCTACCAGCATCGCTCTTGCTGGGCATGGGCGGGGCGCCACTGTGGACTTCCAAGTGCGCCTACCTCACGTACCTGGCGCAGGAGTACGCCGACCAGGTGGGCGAGCTCGACTCGGCACCGTTCGTGGCCGGATTCTTCGGCGTCTTCTTTATGCTGTTCCAGACCACCCAAATATGGGGCAACCTGATGGCCTTCATTGTGCTGCGGCCGCCTAACTTGACGGAGGTGGCCGCCGACATCGACCAGTGCGGCGCCTCGTTCCACCCGACCGAGGACTTGGCCATGCTGAACCAGACCAACCTGGGCGTCGTGAGCCGCGTGCAGACGTACACGCTGAGTGGCGTCTACACGTGCTGCGTGCTGTCTTCCATTGTGATGCTCGTCGCCTTCCTGGACCCCGTGCGCAAGGAGGTGTCCGATCCGAATCCGCCCATGCAGCTGCTCGTTGAAACGATATACCATATGCGGCGAGGCTACCAGCAGCTTATCGTGCCGCTCACCATCTACAGCGGCATGCAGCAGGCCTTCTTTTCGGGCGACTTCACCCAGGCGTACATCAGCTGCGCCTGGGGCGTCCAGTTCGTCGGCTTCGTCATGATCTCGTACGGGCTAACCGATGCCACCTGCTCCATGGCGTTCGGCTTTCTTGTCAAGCGTGTCGGCCGCGTGCCCATTGTTTTGTTGGCGGCGCTGCTCAACGTCGCCGTCATGATTCTCATGTACACTTGGAAACCACGTCCCTCAGAGGTGCACAACTTCTTCATCATCGCTATGCTGTGGGGCGTGGCCGACGCGTCGTGGCAGACTCAGATCAACT CCTTCTACGGCGTCATCTTCGCCGACGCTCGCGAGCCGGCATTCGCCAACTACCGGCTGTGGGAGTCCATGGGTTTCATCATCATGTTCGCCGTCCAAAGCCAGCTGCGCGTCTACGTCAAGCTTGTGGGGCTCACGGTGGCGCTCGTGCTCGGCATGGTCGGCTACCTGAGCATCGAGTTCCACATGAGCAGAGAAAACGCGTCCCCCACGTAG